DNA from Apis cerana isolate GH-2021 linkage group LG13, AcerK_1.0, whole genome shotgun sequence:
aaactgCTAGAAAATGCAgtttgttttatcatttcctTTGTACTGATCTTtacatcattaattatttttctacgttCTTATTAgagattactttttttattttttttttatttttatttttttatatcttttatatttttattttttttatatattttctctggaataaaaaaaagtatgaaaGTGATATATGAAAACAGAAAATGGAAtgaattgtataaaatgtatatatcgatttttatcattttattcacctttatttttttacattttcttttttatataacaaatgataattttttctaaaaatatatatatatgtatatatatgtatattcataaGAACTCGAGCCAATCTTTTTCATAGACGTCGTTTGTCTCTCGAAGAAGCAATCCTAGTTTCTTCTCGAACATAgatttcatcgatcgatcatcgttctgcataataaaatattcgcttCAAGTTTTTCGCATTAGAATGTCGAAAATATTCAAGCAAGAGAAATTCGAAACTCgtcaaaaattatcaatggGGGGGAAAGGAAAAGTAGGAAGAAATTCTTTTGCAATTCGTTCTTTTACAATGAAATCTACTCACAATGTTTCGAATTCGGTTGTAGTCCTGATTGTAAATTCGTGGCCCATTTTTACGATACTCAGGCATTTCCCTGGTTCCGTGTAAAACCAATGCAAATCCTCCTATCGTcccattattttctttcgggCCGATCTGTTGAGTTGCAAATGAACACATTCGATTAGATCGGcattctattcttttctcCCGCGTGAAACAAACGGTACAGGAAATTAAATGGGAAATTTATTCGTGAATGGATTACCTCgtcaaaaatatctaaaatccaGCTACCACGTGGATCCTCGCCCCACGACGCCACAGAcataaatttccacttctcgaAACCTGCTGTCGAATCGTCCAATTTTCTTGGTTTCAATATCTCTACTTTTGTCCCTTGAAAAtgcatcaaaattaaaaaaaaaagaataacgatccaatgaattctattttcattatattgtgaaatttatcttatttttttcctcttacaTGGAAATCGTTTTCGAGCAAGcacaaaaattcaagaaaaagacAGAGATAgagattcaattaataaattttatttctcgtaaTTAAAATCAGGAAACTATATGCATTGATGGAAATCGATGGCCCTTTTTCctcaatcgaaattattaccgttgcttcattattttttcaaacatttcccAATGCATTCACGCGCGCATAATATTGGCTATTAATATAACAGAATTCGCGATTGTGTTCTACGCAATGTCcccctctctcctttctctttctctctctttctctctcactctctttgATTCATTAGAATTAGCTCTGATTCAGTTCTATTACTGTAAAATCGATCGTTATACACTGTATTTCTATTACATCAGACATTCTcgtaatttgtttttcaagaAGCAGATAATAATGGTggataaatggataaataagaaaatctttGGTTAAATTCGCTTCGAGAGATACGAAGttgagagaaggaggagaaattatttttcaaagcttTCTTCCCATTTACCAACTTTTCCCCTCGCAAAATAAAAGCTTTAttaatgcttttttttctttttttgcgcgATTTGCGTTGATACCGGGAGCtatttttgaaactttgaGGTAAGaaaggtaaaaatatttttctttaaatttctctttaaaaactGAATGTAACCGAGATCATAAATCTCGCACGCTTCCAtcgtttttcgaaacgatagtTCACCGCGATAGTGAAATCGATTTTGAGGAGCGGAGATACGTCTCGATCGTAGATGTGAGAACCTTATCTCTCACATGTCTCGATCGAGACTGGAACGAAATCCACTTCGAGCGACATATAAATACGccgatcgaaatatttctattagagTTTAATGTTTTggtttcaatgtttattttcgTATCGACCGTACCCATGcgcgtattatattataatcgaaatatttctattacagTTTAATGTTTTggtttcaatgtttattttcgTATCGACCGAACGCGCGCGTGtattataatcgaaatatttctattaacgtTTAATGTTTCCGTTtcgaataatgtttattttgaaatcgaCGAAACACGcgctatattatatattattgttggaGATTATCATTTCCACGAAAAGCTGTTCCCCACTCTTCCACTGTTTATATTTCGACTCAGTTACGATTCAACATTCGATGGAAGCGAACGGATTCTTACCTGATGGCGCAGTTAGATGTATCTGAAGAGAACCACGAACACTGTACTCGAGGCTAACCTCAATTTCTACGTGTTCCAAAAACGTAATCTCGTTCTCCGCCGCACGACACTCATCTTCCGCCTCGAATCGTATCCTCCTTGTATTTCCATAAGCCAACTTCTTGTCGATTCTAGACCAAGGAGAaacgttttaatatatacgtGTTTCCGCGTATAACCGAGGAACCTTGCCGATACATTTTATCGAAACTTTGTGGAATATCGTCAAGATCGAACCACTCGATAATCGGCTATTAAACTGTTTTACTGTGAATAATTGTATCGGATGTCGGTTAACCGACATACATTTAATGGATATACGTCGAGATCTCGTCggaattctttttcgaaagGAAGTGACGCGCGGTGACACAAAAAATGTTGgttgggaaaaaaggaaaggaagaagaagaggaagagagggaaaggTCTTGGTTGCGCTTTGAAGGGCAGGTTTAACTCAAAGGAGGGAACGGGGCTACTTTTCATTCCGGGAAATGGTAAACTGACGCGCAAGAAACGTACGAAAAGTCCTCGAGACGTTCCACTTTTTCGACTGCCTTCTTTACGGCGCAGTAACGAATGACTGAAGTGCACTTTACGGCATGTTGAGTTTAACGACGTAAAAAAAGTCGCCGAGCTTTGCTGCGCTTTTCAAAGGATCAAGGACGAAACGGGGAACGTCAACCCGGTGTTCTGATCGCGAGAATCGCGACACGTAATTTGCACACGCCTGTTTTCCGTCTCTGGATGTCTTCTGCAACGTTCTTGAGAAgagacgtttaatttttctcaatgcgacgttataaaaattgttattaaaaagatacttGGTAGAATTGAGATATAAATGGAACGCGTGCGAAATAACAGTGTCTCGAATTGGAAAGCTTCGTACGTGTGTTAGTGGTGTTTAAAGCAAGAAATTACGTACATGTTACGATAATCTAAATGTGTGTACCCATGTGGGGAGGTAAGTATTGAATGGCTTCGTATTatcgatcaattaaataacgctaattaatcacattttatcttaattaattctcttaaTCGTAAACTTTTCTTACGCGTTCAAACGAAACACCTACGTTTCGCGCACGTTTAATGTCGTGGATAAAAAGTTGTTATCGATTAAGGGAAAATTGTTACTTACCCTTTAGCAACGTTCACTTTACAGATGGTCTTGCCGGGCACGGTGGTCCAATTGTAACTTGCCGAGACCAACGAGTACGCGTTCATAAGTCCAAAGCCGAAACGTGAGTTGAACCAAAATCCAGCCGAGTTTCTGAACCAGCCAGGGTTCTCCCTGAAAATCGATGCAATTATAGGAGTTGCCTTCGCGAAACGAAGAACGACCAACGAGGAACGAAACAGgtataatccttttttttttacctttattCAACATTCTTTCGtctcttttttgaaaagaaaccgCAATTCTTggcaaattgtattttaaatcgattaccgaattattatacacgatgatattaaattgttttcggGCTTATTTAACGATCGATTCGAGATCGCTCCgtgaataaaattcgatgatcgataaatcgaacgCGTTtacaaatatcgatttaagCAACAAATGGTTTCATTTAAACGATATCGGACGCGGGATAAATCAttgttcgtttcgtttcgttgagAGGACCGATACAATCGCGCAATCAGGTCACTAAATTCTATCCCTCCACGCTGTGAAGAATGAGGCTTGGAAATTGTGAATCGAATCgttggattattattttcgtctcTACCCTCCTATAAACACGATTATTGTAGATTATTGTGAAAcagtgtaataataataataaaaaaaaaaaaaataagaaaggagcacgaattaatttcacccatatttaattcatttttcaagcgCATCTTGACCCTGACTCTTGATCAACCGGCCGCGaagaattatcattatcttgaagaaagaaacgattctTCCTCGTTCGTTTTACAGCAATTATCGTTTCTCGTCGAAACAGCGCCGACCTACATTTCCTCCCTCCGCCCCGAAACGAATAAGAACGACACAATGGTTTAATCCATCCGCGTTGGATGCccaaggagaaagaaaatatcgagTTCGGTTTCCTATTTCGCGAGAAagctttttcaaaattcggaaaaatatttagcaaTGATCGAAAGTAATCGCGACTCGATACATTGACAGCGTTACGGAAACTAGATACAGATGTTATCGTAATTCGAGTATACACGTTAACATTTGTcataaagttaaataacaaTCTTGGAAAAGGGTCTTGGGACGCGTTAAAATTAGATACGCCTCGCGCATGGAAGAAAATAGGCTATTATAtgcttttttgtttcaaatcaATATCTCAATTGGTTTGCGAGATACGAGATCTGAgatttaaaaatgtgaaaaggCTCGAGAGGCATGAATGGCATATCCGAATGTGCTGTGACCCACATCTTTTCTTAGAAATGCGTACGATGTAACGTAGTAACAACGGAGAGAAAGGTGACTGAGCGTGTGTAACTGACCAGCGCATGATTGGGATAGGTCACGGTGGACGAgcgagagggaaagaaaaagagagcgtGTGGAACAAGGAAAAAGATCGCGTTGAATTAAAGATCAGGCTTCCCTTCGATGCAGGATATCTTaagaaccggaagtcgtatcgatgCGAGTcaaaagaagaatcgaaggCCAAAGTTACTGCTTTCCAACAATTAGCTTAGATTGCACAGCTTGGAATAGATTTTCAAGAGCTATGCGCGTTTAAAATTtaggtaattttaattaatattacgcaAGTTATGATAACTTAACCGATATGATAACTTAtgatgataagaaaaataggaTTCGAATGTTTCAGAATATTTGAGCTTTACCTGAGTGGACTGTATTCCGAGCTCCAAACGATGAGGTGTTGCACGTCTCTCCaggttaaatttttgcttcaagaataataataaattattttcattattcactaTATGGCGAAGATATATTTGCTCCAATGGAAGCTTTCATGGCCGTATTCCGAAGAGAACGAGTTAAAACAACGTGCACAAGGAAAATAGCTTCAGGCATTCTTTTTAATAGGTTAAAACAACATGAGGGATATTGTTGTTTAGATTAAGAATaccgcaaaaaaaaaacacacaaAGTTTGTTCAAAACTTTCTTAATCGAgacaacgataaatttttaattgataccATGGACTcccctttaaaaaattttcaaatttcaaatatttacgaaaagGAGATACGTTGCTCCTTGAATTTTAACTACGCGCAATCATAATTCGATCTCACATATTAGAATGgagtttaaatcaaaaaaatgggGATTCCATCGATttcgagagaggaaaaaaaacgagCTCGTACTTTACTTGCAAAGCTAAAGCCAGAATACCGGCAGCTAATGGAGCGGATGCGGAAGTACCAGTGTGCTCAATGGTGCACGTGTTTTTTAAGTCTGTCGTCACCTGAAACACTTTGTTAAATTACTCCACTTCCCCTAAAAATAGAGGAGCGcctctatttattttcataattcaaatttgCAAACGATTCTATCCCTATCAATCGAAGATGTGATGACACACTGCTCACTATCATTTGATCGTGGTAAGCTCCGCTGCTGTACGTCGTGGCCATTGTCGCAGGACAGCTTTCACCGTACCATGGAAATCTTCCGGTCTGACTAGCAGAGCCCACTGCGATCGTATAAACGCTTCCTACGTATCCATCGCATCCGCAGTCGTCCGATTTCAAACCTCCATTACCAGAAGCCCACACGTAAATACTTCCCTTGCCGTCCCTGCCCTGGACAACATGATGATCGAATTAAcaagatcgatcgaattttaatcCAGGGGaagtaaaatttgtttaacgaCGAGTcgaataaaaacgaatattaacaCGAGAATCAGGATTGATTGAAATATGCATCGCTCCTCGTTCCTTTCGCGACCGTGTCTTGTATTATATTGCAATCACCGTCGCGATATCACACGCCATTTTCTCGTGtatgaaattaatcaaaaatcaagGGAGAATATCTTCGAACGGAGGAAAAACGCCGAGATTCGTGAAAATGTATCTTcgttattctaataaatttactttgagaggagagagagagaaagagagagagagaaggaagaaattcGTGGgtggaaatattatatcaactaACGAGGTTAACGGAACTCAAAGTTGGTTTCAAAGTAATTAACGTTTCGAGTAATTAGAAACTCTTGACCCATGTCGAAAGCGACTCAAAGCGAGATCATCACCGCTCGTTAACTCGCGTTCATCCGAATTAAACGAAACGTTTCAACGCGTTTTTAAACGCGCTCTTTCCATCTTTGTACTCGTACCATCGCGATGCCACGTTCGAGCGCCTCCCTTGCCAGTCTTCCAGGTGCCTCCAAACTTTTCCCATCGTCCGCAGGTCCCCACGAGGCCGTGTAAATGTCCACCAATTCTGGTTTGTACCCGAGGGCCTCTCCCTCCACGCGATCGTTGACCAAACCGTCGAGAAGCTTGATACCACCGATCGAGGACTCGAAAGCAACGCCCACGCCGCACTTGCGATTGTTCGCCTCCATCGCTATTTCCCCACCGCACCTCGTGCCGTGACCGTTCATTCCTGGAAACGGTTGAATGAATGGCTCGCGATAcgtgagaaaataatattgtttgaatACGGGGAAATGGAAACGGAGCGGAGAGGATTCGTGGGAGGGATTTGGTGATTTTTGTCGAACGTTCGAGGAATTCTTCGAAAAGTTTATCATTGCGATGCATCGATGCCAGTTTATAATAATGCGTGAAAAGGTAACATGGGTTGAAAATTGAAGGAGAGAAGATTCGTGGGAGGAATCATGGCGATTTCGTGGAAAGGGAAAC
Protein-coding regions in this window:
- the LOC108000171 gene encoding neuroendocrine convertase 1-like isoform X1, which produces MLLIGVAGDVGVNFRFVWFITCWILSMNKFGTGIDDRRREEWVVRIEGGSPVASLLALQSGYKHLGPVLGFKDTYIWLKDDNGGQEKRGGIRSTKALNSSSKIIWADQQKTIKRHKRDYVPLSSLDSEKPLIREKRLEVDQYRLNSVKDGDEDWQEFRMENPEDSRLMFNDELWDQEWYLRDTRSNKALPKLDLNVLPLYRLGITGRGVRIAVLDDGLEYTHDDLRNNYDPDISYDVNEGDDDPFPRYELSGMNGHGTRCGGEIAMEANNRKCGVGVAFESSIGGIKLLDGLVNDRVEGEALGYKPELVDIYTASWGPADDGKSLEAPGRLAREALERGIAMGRDGKGSIYVWASGNGGLKSDDCGCDGYVGSVYTIAVGSASQTGRFPWYGESCPATMATTYSSGAYHDQMIVSMFQVTTDLKNTCTIEHTGTSASAPLAAGILALALQVNKNLTWRDVQHLIVWSSEYSPLRENPGWFRNSAGFWFNSRFGFGLMNAYSLVSASYNWTTVPGKTICKVNVAKGIDKKLAYGNTRRIRFEAEDECRAAENEITFLEHVEIEVSLEYSVRGSLQIHLTAPSGTKVEILKPRKLDDSTAGFEKWKFMSVASWGEDPRGSWILDIFDEIGPKENNGTIGGFALVLHGTREMPEYRKNGPRIYNQDYNRIRNINDDRSMKSMFEKKLGLLLRETNDVYEKDWLEFL
- the LOC108000171 gene encoding neuroendocrine convertase 1-like isoform X2, which gives rise to MLLIGVAGDVGVNFRFVWFITCWILSMNKFGTGIDDRRREEWVVRIEGGSPVASLLALQSGYKHLGPVLGFKDTYIWLKDDNGGQEKRGGIRSTKALNSSSKIIWADQQKTIKRHKRDYVPLSSLDSEKPLIREKRLEVDQYRLNSVKDGDEDWQEFRMENPEDSRLMFNDELWDQEWYLRDTRSNKALPKLDLNVLPLYRLGITGRGVRIAVLDDGLEYTHDDLRNNYDPDISYDVNEGDDDPFPRYELSGMNGHGTRCGGEIAMEANNRKCGVGVAFESSIGGIKLLDGLVNDRVEGEALGYKPELVDIYTASWGPADDGKSLEAPGRLAREALERGIAMGRDGKGSIYVWASGNGGLKSDDCGCDGYVGSVYTIAVGSASQTGRFPWYGESCPATMATTYSSGAYHDQMIVTTDLKNTCTIEHTGTSASAPLAAGILALALQVNKNLTWRDVQHLIVWSSEYSPLRENPGWFRNSAGFWFNSRFGFGLMNAYSLVSASYNWTTVPGKTICKVNVAKGIDKKLAYGNTRRIRFEAEDECRAAENEITFLEHVEIEVSLEYSVRGSLQIHLTAPSGTKVEILKPRKLDDSTAGFEKWKFMSVASWGEDPRGSWILDIFDEIGPKENNGTIGGFALVLHGTREMPEYRKNGPRIYNQDYNRIRNINDDRSMKSMFEKKLGLLLRETNDVYEKDWLEFL